The sequence below is a genomic window from Syntrophorhabdaceae bacterium.
GCTTTATTGCCGGGGTCCATGCCCTGGTGGATGCAACAAGGGGCGAATTCAAGGCCGAAGGAAGGCCTGCACCGGTAAGGAAGAGGCAGGGGTCTCCCATTCCGGCAATGCTGATATTCGGCGCAATTGTACTCTTTACCCTTGGCAGGATTTCGCGGATCCTGGGGGGTGCTGCAGGCGCTGTCGGGTTACCGGGTATTGCTTACCTCGCTTTAGGTCCATCGATAATGACGCTTATCGTGTTAGGTATTCTTGGATTGTTCCTGGGGATCTTTCTGCCGACCTTTTTTTCCGGCAGGCACGGCGGTGGCGGTGGTGGTTTCTTTTACACCGGTGGTTCATGGGGTTCCGGCGGTGATAGCGGGGGCAGCGATTTTGGCGGAGGCGGCGGTGGTTTTGGCGGTGGCGGAGCCTCAGGGGACTGGTAATGAAATATCACAGAAAGGCAGAACAGT
It includes:
- a CDS encoding TPM domain-containing protein; protein product: MNDYANMMSSQTRAKVEGELKAFEQSDSTQLVVLTIPSLQGEALEDFSIKVAEAWKIGQKGKDNGIILLVASQERKIRIEVGRGLEGRLTDLTAGRIIDLVIKPRFKRGDYDGGFIAGVHALVDATRGEFKAEGRPAPVRKRQGSPIPAMLIFGAIVLFTLGRISRILGGAAGAVGLPGIAYLALGPSIMTLIVLGILGLFLGIFLPTFFSGRHGGGGGGFFYTGGSWGSGGDSGGSDFGGGGGGFGGGGASGDW